From the Cystobacter ferrugineus genome, the window GCTTCGTCATCCCGGCCGAGCACGAGGAGCGGGGGCTCTACCTCGCCGAGGGCTCGGTGGAGGTGGATGGCACCGAATTCGGCGTGGGCGAGCTGCTCGTGCTGCGTCCGGGCAGCGAGTTCGTCGTCCGGGCCACCCGCGCGACGCGCCTGGCGGTGCTCGGGGGCGAGCCGATGGACGGTCCGCGCTACATCTTCTGGAACTTCGTCTCCAGCTCGAAGGAGCGGCTGGAGCAGGCCAAGGCGGACTGGCGCGAGCGCCGCTTCGCCGCCGTGCCCGAGGAGACGGAGTTCATCCCGCTGCCCGCGGAGCCGCCCGCGCCCGTGCGCTATCCGTGAGTGTTCCATCAGGTGCCTTTTCGATTTCTCGAAAAGAAAGAGGAGCACGCTTGTTGTCCGGCTGTTCACGGACAGAAAAGACATTCATCGCGCGGCCGTTGGAATAAAAACCAACAGTCCGGTAATTCTGGTAACCGTGGGTAGGCTTGGATTCCCGAGCCCACAACGAGAGGAATGCGACGAATGCGAAGGAATGGACTGCTCATCGGGATGCTGTCGGGACTTGCGCTCACCGCCTGTGGGATGTCGGCGGAAGAGGTGGCCGGTACGGAGGAGACCTCCGAGTCCCAGCGTGAGCTCGCCAGGTACCCGACGAAGTGGACGCTCACGAACGGCACGACGCAGGCGCTCACGTTCAGCTGTACCTGCCCCACCCCTTATGGACTCCCCTTCGCCGTCAACATGACCACCACGACGGTTGGCGCGGGGCAGTCCACGGTCCTTGCGTGGTCGAGCTTCTTCAATGACGGTCTGGGATTGAACGCCTGTACGGGTGGTGGCTGGAGTTGCCGCACGACCACCGCGGGGGGCTCCGTCTACGCCACCGCGACCTTCCCCACCTCCTGGGGCCAGCACCTCACGCTGACTGCCCAGCCGGGTGGTCAGCTCGTCAAGCAGTAGTGCTTCCGGCCACCCCGGGCACGCCAGAGCCCGGGGCGGCGAGGCGGCGGGGTCGGCTCGCGCGGCCTCGTCGCCGGTTCCTCCTCAATAGGGCGGCAGCAGCCGCCGGAACCCATGCCCCAGCACGAGGCCGAGCACGAGCAGGTTGCGCGGCAGGAGCGCTGGCCAGAAGAGGGGCAGGGCACCCGGCGCCGCGAGTGCTTCCGGCCCCGAGAACCGGGTCGCGAGCCGCTCCCCGAGCCGTCGCAGCCACCCCACCGAACGGGGCCACTCGGCGAGGCCCTCGAGCCACCGGGGAGGAATGGCCCCCGCGCCCGTGGTCGCGCCCGCCAGCGCTCCGACGATGGCGCCCGTGGTGTCGCTGTCGCCGCCGAGCAGGATGACCTCCTCCACCGCCCGCTGGAAGTCCGTGCCGTGCCGCAACCAGGCGTAGAGCACCACCGGCACGGTGTGCATCACGTAGCCGCTCACCCCCTCGGCGAGCCCCAGCTCCGCGGCGAACTCCGGCACGCTCGCGCCCCGCTCCCAGGCCGCGCGCAGCCGGGCGAGGGCCTCGCGCAACGAGGGCTCGTCGATGCGGGCCGCCCACTCGCGCATCATCTCCTCCGCGTCCACGCCACCCCGCCGGGCGCCATGGGCCGCCGCCAGCGCGACGGCCAGCGCGCCCTGCTCGGCGCGGGCATCCCGGTGGGTCATCCGGCTCGAGGCCCGGACGAAGGCCTCCAGCCGCTCCGGGTGCTCGGCGAGACACACGCCCAGCAGCGGCGCGCGCATGGCTGGACCATTGCCCGCGGACACTACCCCGCTGCGGCCGGGTGGGAAGCCGAGCCATAGCTTCACCGTGGCGCGCAGCGTGGCCCAGCCAATCCCCGCGGGCAGGCCCAGCAGCCAGCCCCGCAGCCGCCAGGCGAGGTTCCGGGCGAAGTGCTCGGGGGAGTCCGGCGCGGCGAGCAGGGTCTGCGCCACCATGCAGGCGTGTTCCGTGTCGTCGCTGCCCACGCCCCGGCCGAGGAAGAAGCGGTGGTGCAGCGGCGCTCCGCCGAACATGCGCAGCGCTCGCCTCCGGGACAGTCCCTCGCGCGGCAGCCCGAGCGCGTCTCCCACCACCGTCCCCAGGAGCGCTCCCAGGATGGCGTCCTGCTTCATGTGTCGTGCCTCCCTCTGGTTCGACGCGCGCCCGGACGAGCGGGTCCGGGCGCGCGCGGGGTGCTACGGGCTCACGGTGAGGGCCATGAGAGCCAGGGACCACAGTTCCCGGCCGTACACCCCGTCATCGGCGACGAAGAAGAGGTTCGGCCCCGAGAGGGTGAGTTGCTTCGGGGAGGCGCCGAGGTAGCCGCCCGCCAGATCGAGGAGTTGCCGCGTGCCCTCGGAGGTGCCGTCGGACAGCCACAGCTCCATGCCGCCCAGGCCGTTCGAGGCCGAGAACACGAAGGCGCCTTGCGTGCCGACGGGGACGAACGCCGTGGTCCCGACGCTACTGCTGTCCGGGCCGGGCATGATGTCTCGGACGAGCACCGTGCCCTCGGCCGTGCCGTCGCTCTTCCACAGCTCCTGCCCATGCACGCCGTCATTGGCCGCGAAGTAGAGGCTGCCGCCGATGGCGTACAGCGGCAAGCGGCCATCACCGGTGTTGGACAAGTAGAAGGCGGACTTTGAACCCGGAGCGATGTCGGCGACCCGCACCGTGCCCTCGGCGGTGCCATCGCTCTTCCACAGCTCGGAGCCGTACAGGCCATCGTTGGCGAAGAAGAACAGGGTGTCCTCCACCACCGTCAGACCCGCGGGGTTGCTGCCCTCCGCGCCGGGGCGGAGGTCCTTGACGAGGACGGTGCCCTCGGCGGTGCCATCGCTCTTCCACAGCTCGCTCCCCAGCCCCCCACCCGCGGCGCTGAAGAACAGGGTGCCGTGGAAGTTCGCGGCGTGGGAGGGCGCGCTGCCCAGGGCGCCGGGGTGGAGGTCCTTGACGAGGACGGTGCCCTCGGCGGTGCCATCGCTCTTCCACAGCTCGCCACCGTGGATGCCGTCGTCGCCTTGGAAGAAGAGGGTGTTGCCCACGGAGTCCAGGAAGCCATGGACGCCACTGAACTGGCCGGGGCGGATGTCCTTGACGAGGACGGTACCGGCGACGGTGCCATCGCTCTTCCACAGCTCACTGCCCCGGGCGTATTCGAAGTGGCTGAAGAAGAGGGTCGAGCCCACGCCCCTCATGCTCCCGGCGCCCAGCCCACTGCTTTGCTGGAGGGCGAGGAGCTGGCGCGTGCCGGGTCCGGTACCATCCGATCTCCAGAGCTGGTAGTCGCTTCGCCCGTACCGCGAGAAGCTGAAGAACACCGCGTTCCCAGCGGGGACGATGTCGTACGGACGTTCGAGGCCGCACGGGCCGGTGGTCATCACGGGCTGCGTGCCCGCGGGGGTGCCATCGCTCTTCCACAGCTCGCGGATGCTGCCGAATTCGCAGGCGGAGAAGAACAGGGTCCCCTCCACATCCACGAGGGACGAGGGGTTGGAGGAGTTGGCGGGCTGGAGGTCGCGCAGTTGCCGGGTCCCCGCCTGCGTCCCATCCGTCACCCACGGCTCCTCCGTGCTCGAGTTCACGAAGGTGAACACGACGCGCCCGCCCACGCTCACGTAGCCGCGGGGCTGCCCGTTCAGTTCCACGAGCCGGGTGGTGCCCGCCGGGGTGCCGTCGCTCGCCCAGAGCGCCCAGCCGT encodes:
- a CDS encoding ELWxxDGT repeat protein — its product is MNIPIKQIPFSRTLWLSLLLGCASPAPEQSAPEQAQTPTRAQPLAAAPWLVKDINETTTNGGNSYPRKFVSTGTTSFFIAATENTGYELWKTDGTEAGTTLVRDFIPGPDGAPIEELVTLGETAFLNATTALWKSDGTPTGTVAIKHFTSSRLFEFTPCNGALYFAATDNGTQPTLWKSDGTSAGTVQVAALPLEGGPPESISCVEGTLFLITSGMNGSTLWKSDGTTVGTVQVARVPKPQSPPVVAGGKLFFAAFDPSFDPVLGTALWRSDGTAAGTVPLTNPNTYHFSSLTGVGETLFFAANDGLHGRELWRSDGTPEGTEMVGNLAAGASGSNPSAFMALGDTLLFAASGTDGSRQLWRSDGTTEGTLPLGQVVPHEDGPVEGYQAYTVLGHRVIFPATYNGWALWASDGTPAGTTRLVELNGQPRGYVSVGGRVVFTFVNSSTEEPWVTDGTQAGTRQLRDLQPANSSNPSSLVDVEGTLFFSACEFGSIRELWKSDGTPAGTQPVMTTGPCGLERPYDIVPAGNAVFFSFSRYGRSDYQLWRSDGTGPGTRQLLALQQSSGLGAGSMRGVGSTLFFSHFEYARGSELWKSDGTVAGTVLVKDIRPGQFSGVHGFLDSVGNTLFFQGDDGIHGGELWKSDGTAEGTVLVKDLHPGALGSAPSHAANFHGTLFFSAAGGGLGSELWKSDGTAEGTVLVKDLRPGAEGSNPAGLTVVEDTLFFFANDGLYGSELWKSDGTAEGTVRVADIAPGSKSAFYLSNTGDGRLPLYAIGGSLYFAANDGVHGQELWKSDGTAEGTVLVRDIMPGPDSSSVGTTAFVPVGTQGAFVFSASNGLGGMELWLSDGTSEGTRQLLDLAGGYLGASPKQLTLSGPNLFFVADDGVYGRELWSLALMALTVSP
- a CDS encoding ADP-ribosylglycohydrolase family protein; the protein is MKQDAILGALLGTVVGDALGLPREGLSRRRALRMFGGAPLHHRFFLGRGVGSDDTEHACMVAQTLLAAPDSPEHFARNLAWRLRGWLLGLPAGIGWATLRATVKLWLGFPPGRSGVVSAGNGPAMRAPLLGVCLAEHPERLEAFVRASSRMTHRDARAEQGALAVALAAAHGARRGGVDAEEMMREWAARIDEPSLREALARLRAAWERGASVPEFAAELGLAEGVSGYVMHTVPVVLYAWLRHGTDFQRAVEEVILLGGDSDTTGAIVGALAGATTGAGAIPPRWLEGLAEWPRSVGWLRRLGERLATRFSGPEALAAPGALPLFWPALLPRNLLVLGLVLGHGFRRLLPPY